The following DNA comes from candidate division WOR-3 bacterium.
CCAGGGGGAACTGGTATACCAATATTAGTCATTTCTGCAAGGCCCGCACCTTTACCGCCTAAAATTTCAGCAAGTTTTGCTGAGCCATCGGCTCTTTTACCACCAAAACGATAAATCCAAGACATATTTTTCTCCTAATTTATGTTAAATAAAATTAGTATTATGTATTCTAATCTCAGTCGTTACGACTCTCATCTGCGCAGAATTAGATTTAATATAATCGTTAAAATTAAAGATAAAATCAACGACGAGATTATCGGAAAATAGAATGTAAAATTTTTCCTTTGGATAAAAATATCTCCAGGTAATGGAAAGATATGAAGTTTACTAATAAGAATTATTCCCAGTCCCAAAACAATTAGAAAAAATCCGAGA
Coding sequences within:
- a CDS encoding DUF2905 domain-containing protein → MSDFSSLGKILIILGFFLIVLGLGIILISKLHIFPLPGDIFIQRKNFTFYFPIISSLILSLILTIILNLILRR